In the genome of Maniola jurtina chromosome 3, ilManJurt1.1, whole genome shotgun sequence, one region contains:
- the LOC123879760 gene encoding brahma-associated protein of 60 kDa-like, which translates to MKLAEVPARLGALLHAPDPIVINHLISVEPPHDAKQTACYDIDVEVGTARRGGGASMKLAEVPARLGALLHAPDPIVINHLISVEPPHDAKQTACYDIDVEVGTARRGGGASMKLAEVPARLGALLHAPDPIVINHLISVEPPHDAKQTACYDIDVEVGTARRGGGASMKLAEVPARLGALLHAPDPIVINHLISVEPPHDAKQTACYDIDVEVGTARRGGGASMKLAEVPARLGALLHAPDPIVINHLISVEPPHDAKQTACYDIDVEVGTARRGGGASMKLAEVPARLGALLHAPDPIVINHLISVEPPHDAKQTACYDIDVEVGTARRGGGASMKLAEVPARLGALLHAPDPIVINHLISVEPPHDAKQTACYDIDVEVGTARRGGGASMKLAEVPARLGALLHAPDPIVINHLISVEPPHDAKQTACYDIDVEVDDTLKTQMNNFLLSTANQQEIQGLDSKIHETVDTINQLKTNREFFLSFSKDPQQFIQKWLVSQSRDLKSMGSGAGGNPEEERLCALYAQPWAAEGAARYLHARLAARRHALDLALTPHHLPRV; encoded by the exons ATGAAGCTGGCCGAGGTGCCGGCGCGGCTCGGCGCGCTGCTGCACGCGCCCGACCCCATCGTCATCAATCACCTCATCTCCGTGGAGCCGCCGCACGACGCCAAGCAGACCGCGTGCTACGACATCGACGTCGAGGTAGGCACAGCTCGGCGCGGTGGCGGCGCCTCAATGAAGCTGGCCGAGGTGCCGGCGCGGCTCGGCGCGCTGCTGCACGCGCCCGACCCCATCGTCATCAACCACCTCATCTCCGTGGAGCCGCCGCACGACGCCAAGCAGACCGCGTGCTACGACATCGACGTCGAGGTAGGCACAGCTCGGCGCGGTGGCGGCGCCTCAATGAAGCTGGCCGAGGTGCCGGCGCGGCTCGGCGCGCTGCTGCACGCGCCCGACCCCATCGTCATCAACCACCTCATCTCCGTGGAGCCGCCGCACGACGCCAAGCAGACCGCGTGCTACGACATCGACGTCGAGGTAGGCACAGCTCGGCGCGGTGGCGGCGCCTCAATGAAGCTGGCCGAGGTGCCGGCGCGGCTCGGCGCGCTGCTGCACGCGCCCGACCCCATCGTCATCAACCACCTCATCTCCGTGGAGCCGCCGCACGACGCCAAGCAGACCGCGTGCTACGACATCGACGTCGAGGTAGGCACAGCTCGGCGCGGTGGCGGCGCCTCAATGAAGCTGGCCGAGGTGCCGGCGCGGCTCGGCGCGCTGCTGCACGCGCCCGACCCCATCGTCATCAACCACCTCATCTCCGTGGAGCCGCCGCACGACGCCAAGCAGACCGCGTGCTACGACATCGACGTCGAGGTAGGCACAGCTCGGCGCGGTGGCGGCGCCTCAATGAAGCTGGCCGAGGTGCCGGCGCGGCTCGGCGCGCTGCTGCACGCGCCCGACCCCATCGTCATCAACCACCTCATCTCCGTGGAGCCGCCGCACGACGCCAAGCAGACCGCGTGCTACGACATCGACGTCGAGGTAGGCACAGCTCGGCGCGGTGGCGGCGCCTCAATGAAGCTGGCCGAGGTGCCGGCGCGGCTCGGCGCGCTGCTGCACGCGCCCGACCCCATCGTCATCAACCACCTCATCTCCGTGGAGCCGCCGCACGACGCCAAGCAGACCGCGTGCTACGACATCGACGTCGAGGTAGGCACAGCTCGGCGCGGTGGCGGCGCCTCAATGAAGCTGGCCGAGGTGCCGGCGCGGCTCGGCGCGCTGCTGCACGCGCCCGACCCCATCGTCATCAACCACCTCATCTCCGTGGAGCCGCCGCACGACGCCAAGCAGACCGCGTGCTACGACATCGACGTCGAG GTGGACGACACCCTCAAGACGCAGATGAACAACTTCCTGCTGAGCACGGCCAACCAGCAGGAGATACAGGGGCTCGACTCCAAAATACATGAAACT GTGGACACCATCAACCAGCTGAAGACCAACCGCGAGTTCTTCCTGAGCTTCAGCAAGGACCCGCAGCAGTTCATCCAGAAGTGGCTCGTGAGCCAGTCGCGAGACCTCAAG AGCATGggcagcggcgcgggcggcAACCCCGAGGAGGAGCGGCTGTGCGCGCTGTACGCGCAGCCCTGGGCGGCCGAGGGCGCGGCGCGCTACCTGCACGCGCGCCTCGCCGCGCGCCGCCACGCGCTCGACCTGGCGCTCACGCCGCACCACCTGCCGCGCGTCTAG
- the LOC123879775 gene encoding LOW QUALITY PROTEIN: aquaporin-8-like (The sequence of the model RefSeq protein was modified relative to this genomic sequence to represent the inferred CDS: deleted 1 base in 1 codon) has protein sequence MVYAEEPSPVMLDRGSEAEVEVRPLDGARARGAGGGGGGLWRVAAAEACGAALLVALTCLPACAARRPLAERALAGGLGVAALVQCFDHISGAHFNPTVTLAALMARRVGAAHAGAALAAQLVGALAGAAATWALAPGAVARCVTLPELRVVSVYQALCIEALLGAVLALANLAAWDARNAHYKDSWPLRIGFTVAALTFAAVSVDRRCVSRRCWARCWRWPTWRRGTRATRTTRTRGPAHRLHRRRADVRCRECFQALCIEALLGAVLALANLAAWDARNAHYKDSWPLRIGFTVAALTFAAGDVTGASMNPARSLAPAALAGDLAALWVMHHLVSFCNARKRDQSFAQQWRGCVYT, from the exons ATGGTGTACGCGGAGGAGCCCAGCCCGGTTATGTTAGACC GCGGCAGCGAGGCGGAGGTGGAGGTGCGGCCGCTGGACGGCGCgcgggcgcgcggcgcgggcggcgggggCGGGGGGCTGTGGCGCGTGGCGGCGGCCGAGGCGTGCGGCGCGGCGCTGCTGGTGGCGCTCACGTGCCTGCCGGcgtgcgcggcgcggcggccgcTGGCGGAGCGCGCGCTGGCGGGCGGGCTGGGCGTGGCGGCGCTGGTGCAGTGCTTCGACCACATCTCCGGCGCGCACTTCAACCCCACCGTGACGCTGGCGGCGCTGATGGCGCGGCGCGTGGGCGCGGCGCACGCGGGCGCGGCGCTGGCGGCGCAGCTGGTGGGCGCgctggcgggcgcggcggcgacgTGGGCGCTGGCGCCGGGCGCCGTGGCGCGCTGCGTCACGCTGCCTGAGCTGCGGGTCGTGTCCGTGTACCAG GCGCTGTGTATCGAGGCGCTGCTGGGCGCGGTGCTGGCGCTGGCCAACCTGGCGGCGTGGGACGCGCGCAACGCGCACTACAAGGACTCGTGGCCGCTGCGCATCGGCTTCACCGTCGCCGCGCTGACGTTCGCTGCCGTGAGTGTTGACAGGCGCTGTGTATCGAGGCGCTGCTGGGCGCGGTGCTGGCGCTGGCCAACCTGGCGGCGTGGGACGCGCGCAACGCGCACTACAAGGACTCGTGGCC CTGCGCATCGGCTTCACCGTCGCCGCGCTGACGTTCGCTGCCGTGAGTGTTTCCAGGCGCTGTGTATCGAGGCGCTGCTGGGCGCGGTGCTGGCGCTGGCCAACCTGGCGGCGTGGGACGCGCGCAACGCGCACTACAAGGACTCGTGGCCGCTGCGCATCGGCTTCACCGTCGCCGCGCTGACGTTCGCTGCC GGCGACGTGACGGGCGCCAGCATGAACCCCGCGCGCAGCCTGGCGCCGGCCGCGCTCGCCGGCGACCTCGCGGCGCTCTGGGTAATGCATCATCTCGTATCATTCTGTAATGCTCGAAAGCGGGATCAAAGCTTTGCGCAACAATGGAGGGGGTGTGTCTATACATAA
- the LOC123879551 gene encoding basic proline-rich protein-like produces MSQRFPASAAGAAPQRYAGPPPQGSPMPPRPYSGPTFPPRSGFTPPPAGGAGGAGGAGGPAARPGPAPYGGAPLPPAPAPP; encoded by the exons ATGTCGCAGCGGTTCCCGGcgagcgcggcgggcgcggcgccgcAGCGCTACGCGGGCCCGCCGCCGCAGGGCTCGCCCATGCCGCCCAGACCCTACTCGGGACCCACGTTTCCG CCCCGGAGCGGGTTCACACCGCCGCCGGCGGgtggggcgggcggcgcgggcggagCGGGCGGGCCGGCGGCGCGGCCCGGCCCCGCGCCCTACGGCGGTGCGCCGCTGCctcccgcgcccgcgccgccg
- the LOC123879559 gene encoding uncharacterized protein LOC123879559: MDLLAFERKLDATIMRKRLDIQEALKRPMKQKRKLRIFISNTFYPGQGDSAVASWELRVEGRLLDDSKNDPNKVKRKFSSFFKSLVIELDKELYGPDNHLVEWHRTLTTQETDGFQVKRPGYKNVRCTILLLLDYQPLQFKLDARLARLLGVHTQARPVIVNALWQYVKTHKLQDPHEREYIVCDKYLEQIFGCARMKLAEVPARLGALLHAPDPIVINHLISVEPPHDAKQTACYDIDVEVGTARCCGGASMKLAEVPARLGALLHAPDPIVINHLISVEPPHDAKQTACYDIDVEVGTARCCGGASMKLAEVPARLGALLHAPDPIVINHLISVEPPHDAKQTACYDIDVEVGTARRCGGASMKLAEVPARLGALLHAPDPIVINHLISVEPPHDAKQTACYDIDVEVGTARRGGGASMKLAEVPARLGALLHAPDPIVINHLISVEPPHDAKQTACYDIDVEVGTARRGGGASMKLAEVPARLGALLHAPDPIVINHLISVEPPHDAKQTACYDIDVEVGTARRGGGASMKLAEVPARLGALLHAPDPIVINHLISVEPPHDAKQTACYDIDVEVGTARRGGGASMKLAEVPARLGALLHAPDPIVINHLISVEPPHDAKQTACYDIDVEVGTARRGGGASMKLAEVPARLGALLHAPDPIVINHLISVEPPHDAKQTACYDIDVEVGTARRGGGASMKLAEVPARLGVLLHAPDPIVINHLISVEPPHDAKQTACYDIDVEVGTARRGGGASMKLAEVPARLGALLHAPDPIVINHLISVEPPHDAKQTACYDIDVEVGTARRGGGASMKLAEVPARLGALLHAPDPIVINHLISVEPPHDAK, translated from the exons ATGGACCTGCTGGCCTTCGAGCGCAAGCTGGACGCCACCATCATGCGCAAGCGCCTCGACATCCAGGAGGCGCTCAAGCGGCCCATGAAGCAGAAGCGCAAGCTGCGCATCTTCATCTCCAACACGTTCTACCCGGGCCAGGGCGACAGCGCCGTGGCGTCGTGGGAGCTGCGCGTCGAGGGCCGCCTGCTCGACGACTCCAAGAACGACCCCAACAAG GTGAAGCGCAAGTTCTCGTCTTTCTTCAAGTCGCTGGTCATCGAGCTGGACAAGGAGCTGTACGGGCCCGACAACCACCTGGTGGAGTGGCACCGCACGCTCACCACGCAGGAGACCGACGGCTTCCAG GTGAAGCGGCCCGGCTACAAGAACGTGCGCTGCACCATCCTGCTGCTGCTGGACTACCAGCCGCTGCAGTTCAAGCTGGACGCGCGCCTGGCGCGCCTGCTGGGCGTGCACACGCAGGCGCGCCCCGTCATCGTCAACGCGCTGTGGCAGTACGTCAAGACGCACAAGCTGCAG GACCCGCACGAGCGCGAGTACATCGTGTGCGACAAGTACCTGGAGCAGATCTTCGGCTGCGCGCGCATGAAGCTGGCCGAG GTGCCGGCGCGGCTCGGCGCGCTGCTGCACGCGCCCGACCCCATCGTCATCAACCACCTCATCTCCGTGGAGCCGCCGCACGACGCCAAGCAGACCGCGTGCTACGACATCGACGTCGAGGTAGGCACAGCTCGGTGCTGTGGCGGCGCCTCAATGAAGCTGGCCGAGGTGCCGGCGCGGCTCGGCGCGCTGCTGCACGCGCCCGACCCCATCGTCATCAACCACCTCATCTCCGTGGAGCCGCCGCACGACGCCAAGCAGACCGCGTGCTACGACATCGACGTCGAGGTAGGCACAGCTCGGTGCTGTGGCGGCGCCTCAATGAAGCTGGCCGAGGTGCCGGCGCGGCTCGGCGCGCTGCTGCACGCGCCCGACCCCATCGTCATCAACCACCTCATCTCCGTGGAGCCGCCGCACGACGCCAAGCAGACCGCGTGCTACGACATCGACGTCGAGGTAGGCACAGCTCGGCGCTGTGGCGGCGCCTCAATGAAGCTGGCCGAGGTGCCGGCGCGGCTCGGCGCGCTGCTGCACGCGCCCGACCCCATCGTCATCAATCACCTCATCTCCGTGGAGCCGCCGCACGACGCCAAGCAGACCGCGTGCTACGACATCGACGTCGAGGTAGGCACAGCTCGGCGCGGTGGCGGCGCCTCAATGAAGCTGGCCGAGGTGCCGGCGCGGCTCGGCGCGCTGCTGCACGCGCCCGACCCCATCGTCATCAACCACCTCATCTCCGTGGAGCCGCCGCACGACGCCAAGCAGACCGCGTGCTACGACATCGACGTCGAGGTAGGCACAGCTCGGCGCGGTGGCGGCGCCTCAATGAAGCTGGCCGAGGTGCCGGCGCGGCTCGGCGCGCTGCTGCACGCGCCCGACCCCATCGTCATCAACCACCTCATCTCCGTGGAGCCGCCGCACGACGCCAAGCAGACCGCGTGCTACGACATCGACGTCGAGGTAGGCACAGCTCGGCGCGGTGGCGGCGCCTCAATGAAGCTGGCCGAGGTGCCGGCGCGGCTCGGCGCGCTGCTGCACGCGCCCGACCCCATCGTCATCAACCACCTCATCTCCGTGGAGCCGCCGCACGACGCCAAGCAGACCGCGTGCTACGACATCGACGTCGAGGTAGGCACAGCTCGGCGCGGTGGCGGCGCCTCAATGAAGCTGGCCGAGGTGCCGGCGCGGCTCGGCGCGCTGCTGCACGCGCCCGACCCCATCGTCATCAACCACCTCATCTCCGTGGAGCCGCCGCACGACGCCAAGCAGACCGCGTGCTACGACATCGACGTCGAGGTAGGCACAGCTCGGCGCGGTGGCGGCGCCTCAATGAAGCTGGCCGAGGTGCCGGCGCGGCTCGGCGCGCTGCTGCACGCGCCCGACCCCATCGTCATCAACCACCTCATCTCCGTGGAGCCGCCGCACGACGCCAAGCAGACCGCGTGCTACGACATCGACGTCGAGGTAGGCACAGCTCGGCGCGGTGGCGGCGCCTCAATGAAGCTGGCCGAGGTGCCGGCGCGGCTCGGCGTGCTGCTGCACGCGCCCGACCCCATCGTCATCAACCACCTCATCTCCGTGGAGCCGCCGCACGACGCCAAGCAGACCGCGTGCTACGACATCGACGTCGAGGTAGGCACAGCTCGGCGCGGTGGCGGCGCCTCAATGAAGCTGGCCGAGGTGCCGGCGCGGCTCGGCGCGCTGCTGCACGCGCCCGACCCCATCGTCATCAACCACCTCATCTCCGTGGAGCCGCCGCACGACGCCAAGCAGACCGCGTGCTACGACATCGACGTCGAGGTAGGCACAGCTCGGCGCGGTGGCGGCGCCTCAATGAAGCTGGCCGAGGTGCCGGCGCGGCTCGGCGCGCTGCTGCACGCGCCCGACCCCATCGTCATCAACCACCTCATCTCCGTGGAGCCGCCGCACGACGCCAA GTAG
- the LOC123879651 gene encoding uncharacterized protein LOC123879651 produces MIKYVPSELNPADIATRPMSSNEDKERWLTGPQFLSESDKQKTPVKYMSQSFFLSTREGLPNTSKEKDSNLELQNNFSGESIRAKEDSRTSYKESLCITETIKKLQAEYFTQEVAGKETDLSRNLKLFKDVDGLLRCKGRLQNAELSFDKRYPILIPKECDFTNNLIKKVHNDNYHVGANHTLSLIRQSYWIPKGKSQIQRILKKCPRCIKHGAGPFKLPPTPALPVERVGYSEPFTFVGVDYMGPVLVKIGQKRWICLFTCLAVRAIHLELVQDLTAEEGLLALRRTIATRKVPQLITSDNATHFKLIAEILSKQYCIDNKIQWKFIPQLTPWFGGFYERLIGIVKNCMKRTLAKHMLSDSQLTTVVKEIEAVINSRPLTCVDSELDIILKPADFLTLGSCITIEGTVEDCLEKGTTIKVDLIKSWKRGLIIVREFKDMFVNRYLLSLRERYQHSHKEPRVTSKQSPAIGQIVQIKGENKNRETWRVGKIVSLKEGSDGLCRVAIVKVGDKNFTRSIAHLYPLEVQESEEDMEERFIRDDTSSELASATLAEPLEESTDRQITISEGIAQEENSPMMQIDEPIQETMECETLESESRESIGDVIDSEEVGTLARDEEKEEDGRVGRVRRVAATKALQRIKEWTNNLLCLF; encoded by the coding sequence ATGATTAAGTATGTTCCTTCAGAGTTGAATCCGGCAGATATTGCAACCAGACCGATGAGTTCCAACGAAGACAAGGAAAGATGGCTTACAGGTCCACAGTTTTTATCAGAATCCGACAAACAGAAAACGCCTGTGAAATACATGTCACAGTCATTTTTTCTTTCGACGCGGGAGGGTCTGCCGAATACCTCTAAAGAAAAGGATAGTAATCTAGAGCTACAAAACAACTTCTCAGGAGAAAGTATTAGAGCCAAAGAAGATAGCAGAACTAGTTACAAAGAATCGCTTTGTATTACGGAAACAATAAAGAAGCTACAAGCAGAATACTTCACTCAGGAAGTTGCGGGGAAAGAAACGGATTTAAGTCGTAATCTCAAGTTATTTAAGGATGTTGATGGATTACTACGGTGTAAAGGACGTCTTCAGAATGCAGAACTATCGTTTGACAAACGGTACCCTATATTGATACCTAAGGAATGTGACTTTACGAATAACCTTATAAAGAAAGTTCACAATGATAATTATCATGTAGGAGCGAATCATACACTTAGTCTCATCAGACAGTCATATTGGATACCAAAGGGTAAATCTCAGATTCAGAGGATATTGAAGAAATGTCCAAGGTGTATTAAACATGGAGCGGGTCCATTTAAGTTACCACCTACTCCAGCGCTTCCTGTAGAAAGAGTAGGTTACAGCGAACCATTTACCTTTGTAGGGGTAGACTATATGGGTCCTGTTCTTGTCAAGATTGGACAAAAGAGATGGATCTGTTTATTCACCTGTTTAGCGGTAAGAGCTATTCATTTAGAATTAGTGCAAGATCTTACAGCGGAGGAAGGTTTATTGGCGTTGAGAAGGACAATAGCAACCAGAAAGGTCCCTCAACTCATTACATCAGACAACGCGACACATTTCAAACTTATAGCAGAGATTCTCTCGAAACAATATTGTATTGACAACAAAATTCAATGGAAGTTCATACCTCAGTTGACGCCTTGGTTTGGTGGATTTTACGAAAGATTGATAGGGATAGTTAAGAATTGTATGAAGCGTACACTAGCAAAGCACATGCTTTCAGATAGTCAACTAACTACCGTAGTCAAGGAAATTGAAGCTGTAATAAATTCAAGACCGCTTACATGTGTAGATTCAGAGTTGGATATAATTCTAAAACCAGCTGATTTTCTTACACTAGGAAGTTGTATCACTATAGAAGGAACCGTCGAAGATTGTCTAGAGAAAGGTACTACGATTAAAGTCGATCTTATAAAAAGTTGGAAGAGGGGTCTCATCATCGTAAGAGAATTCAAAGATATGTTTGTTAACAGATATTTACTAAGTCTCCGAGAAAGGTATCAGCACTCACATAAAGAGCCACGTGTCACATCGAAACAGTCTCCGGCGATAGGACAGATAGTGCAAATAAAaggagaaaataaaaatagagaaaCCTGGAGAGTAGGAAAAATTGTTTCACTGAAAGAAGGAAGTGATGGTTTATGTAGAGTAGCCATAGTAAAGGTTGGAGATAAGAATTTCACACGGTCAATAGCGCATCTGTACCCTCTAGAGGTTCAAGAGTCAGAGGAAGACATGgaagaaagatttataagagaTGATACTTCGAGTGAGCTTGCTTCTGCCACGTTAGCCGAGCCTTTGGAAGAGAGtaccgacagacagataactATCTCAGAGGGGATAGCTCAAGAAGAGAACTCACCTATGATGCAAATAGACGAACCCATTCAGGAGACAATGGAGTGTGAAACCTTAGAGAGTGAAAGTAGAGAATCTATTGGGGATGTTATTGATTCAGAGGAAGTCGGGACACTAGCGAGAGACGAGGAGAAGGAAGAAGATGGTAGAGTGGGTAGAGTGAGGAGAGTTGCGGCCACTAAAGCCCTACAGAGGATTAAAGAGTGGACGAACAACTTATTATGCCTATTTTGA